aaaatTGCGATTCAAGAAGAATTGCAATCATTACGCAAGAGAAATGTATTTGGACCCGCAGTCCAAACACCAGCTGGTGTAGTCCCTGTCGGGAATAGATGGGTGTTTATACGAAAACGAAATGAAAGgaatgaaattgtgagatataaGGCCCGGCTAGTAGCCCAGGGATTCTCTCAAAAACCTGGTTTTGATTACCAGGAAACATACTCTCCTGTGATGGATGGAGTTACTTTTCGTTTTCTAATGGGTATGGCTTGTATGGAAAAACTGGAAACACGTTTGATGGACGTTGTGACAGCATACCTATATGGATCACTTGATAGTGATATTTATATGAAAATTCCTGAAGGGTTAAATATTGAGGACACTAAGCCTCGACATTTATATTCTGTTAAATTACAAtgatcattgtatggtttgaaacaatctggtcgtatgtggtacaaCAGGCTTAGTGAGTACTTATTGAATGATGGATATGTTAATAATCAAGTGTGTCCTTGCATTTTTATTAAACAATCATCAACTggttttgttattattgttgtatatgtggatgatttgaatattatcggtactactgaagatattactaatgctgctaactatttgaaaaatgagtttgaaatgaaagatcttggaaggacaaGATTTTATTTAGGTATACAGGTGGAGCACTTATCTTGaggaatatttgttcatcaatcaaACTACACTGAAAAAATTCTTGATCGGTTCTACATGGACAAAGCTCATCCACTAACCACACCAATGGTTGTTCGATCACTCGAGGTTGAAAAAGATCTTTTCCGTCCTAGAAAACAAGATGAAGAGACTCTTGGACCTGAAGTTCCATATCTCAGTGCAATTGGCGCTCTCATGTATCTTGCAAACAACACACGACCTGATATTGCATTTGCAGTGAACTTGTTGGCAAGATTTAGTTCTGACCCTACTAAAAGGCATTGGGATGGAATAAAACATATATTCAGATATCTTCGAGGGACAATCGATCTTGGACTATTCTTCCCAAACAATTCAAGATCACGGC
This Apium graveolens cultivar Ventura unplaced genomic scaffold, ASM990537v1 ctg5073, whole genome shotgun sequence DNA region includes the following protein-coding sequences:
- the LOC141702426 gene encoding secreted RxLR effector protein 161-like produces the protein MDKAHPLTTPMVVRSLEVEKDLFRPRKQDEETLGPEVPYLSAIGALMYLANNTRPDIAFAVNLLARFSSDPTKRHWDGIKHIFRYLRGTIDLGLFFPNNSRSRLVGYADAGYMSDPHFGRSQTGYLITYCDTAISWKSTKQTMAATSSNHAELLAIHEASRECI